A portion of the Streptomyces sp. NBC_00376 genome contains these proteins:
- a CDS encoding rhomboid family intramembrane serine protease → MPDRSAPAWSAGGRARAAAKVMLGWVALLWLLEIVDASTGHSLDTFGIEPRRAAELVDVVPASFIHFGFGHVASNSVPLLVFGFLAALGGLRRFAAVAAVIIVVDGLGVWLVSPAGSNTAGASGLVFGLFGYLLVRGFVDRRVLDVGAGLAIGAVWGSSILVGISPANTSVSWQGHLFGLAAGVAAAFVFRRPARGRIPLRPAQPSP, encoded by the coding sequence ATGCCGGATCGATCCGCACCGGCGTGGAGTGCGGGCGGCCGCGCCAGGGCCGCGGCCAAGGTGATGCTGGGCTGGGTGGCCCTCCTCTGGCTGCTCGAAATCGTCGACGCCTCGACCGGCCATTCGCTGGACACCTTCGGGATCGAGCCCCGCCGGGCCGCCGAGCTGGTGGACGTCGTGCCCGCGTCCTTCATCCACTTCGGCTTCGGCCATGTCGCCTCCAACAGCGTGCCGCTGCTGGTCTTCGGCTTCCTCGCCGCGCTCGGCGGCCTCCGCAGGTTCGCCGCCGTGGCCGCGGTGATCATCGTGGTCGACGGGCTCGGCGTCTGGCTGGTCTCACCGGCCGGATCCAACACGGCGGGCGCTTCCGGACTGGTCTTCGGCCTCTTCGGCTATCTGCTGGTCCGGGGCTTCGTCGACCGCAGAGTGCTCGACGTCGGCGCCGGCCTGGCGATCGGCGCCGTATGGGGCTCGTCGATCCTGGTGGGGATCTCCCCCGCCAACACCTCGGTCAGCTGGCAGGGCCACCTCTTCGGACTGGCGGCGGGCGTGGCGGCGGCGTTCGTCTTCCGCCGCCCCGCGCGCGGCCGGATCCCCTTGCGTCCGGCTCAGCCCTCTCCCTGA
- a CDS encoding DUF4232 domain-containing protein, whose protein sequence is MRVRKLTFAALAVAAGLSLTACQNGEDDMGQSAPSSAAGASSTSGGSGSGGSGGSGQDGAKDSGGQGTAAGTGSNVNSKIGKCRTDELEITASDSTVGGDTDGTVAVQLKNGGGRDCVLSGYAGVDLKTSAGSLSAERTGEKATPMTLKDGKSVYFGITYPINESGGSGVRITGLVVTPPDETKSVTLDWPGAATLPVTDGSGSQVKVGPMGSAGQGEG, encoded by the coding sequence ATGCGCGTACGCAAGCTCACCTTCGCAGCCCTGGCCGTTGCCGCAGGCCTCTCGCTCACGGCCTGCCAGAACGGTGAGGACGACATGGGGCAGAGCGCCCCGTCGTCCGCGGCCGGTGCGTCCTCCACGAGCGGCGGTTCGGGCTCGGGCGGTTCGGGCGGTTCGGGGCAGGACGGCGCGAAGGACTCCGGCGGGCAGGGCACGGCCGCCGGGACCGGCTCCAACGTGAACAGCAAGATCGGCAAGTGCCGCACCGACGAGCTGGAGATCACGGCGTCGGACAGCACCGTCGGCGGCGACACCGACGGGACCGTCGCGGTGCAGCTGAAGAACGGCGGCGGCCGGGACTGCGTGCTCTCCGGCTACGCGGGCGTCGACCTGAAGACCAGCGCGGGGTCGCTGTCCGCGGAGCGCACCGGTGAGAAGGCCACCCCGATGACCCTCAAGGACGGGAAGTCGGTGTACTTCGGCATCACCTACCCGATCAACGAGTCGGGTGGCTCCGGCGTCCGCATCACGGGGCTGGTGGTGACCCCGCCGGACGAGACGAAGTCGGTCACCCTCGACTGGCCGGGCGCCGCCACGCTGCCCGTCACGGACGGCTCCGGCTCCCAGGTGAAGGTCGGCCCGATGGGGAGCGCCGGTCAGGGAGAGGGCTGA
- the mqnP gene encoding menaquinone biosynthesis prenyltransferase MqnP, with protein MSAAEAALGSGPVQPSSKVKAFLRLVMIEHSVFALPFAYIAALTAMFQADGSIDWVTLLLVTVAMVGLRTFAMACNRIIDREIDARNPRTASRELVTGAVSVKSAWTGALVAVVVFLGAAALLNPLCLALAPVAVVPMVVYPYGKRFTHYPHAILGIAQAIGPIGAWLAVTGSWSWDAVILGLAVGIWIGGFDLIFGCQDVQADRAHGVRSVPARFGIPAALWGARVCHVVTTGLLVWFGLATEAGLFYWIGMVIVAVAFVYEHRVVRPHDLSRLNRAFFSVNGFIGIALFACALLDLLVRGLTV; from the coding sequence GTGAGCGCCGCCGAAGCAGCACTGGGCTCAGGGCCCGTACAGCCGAGCAGCAAGGTCAAGGCGTTCCTGCGGCTCGTGATGATCGAGCACTCGGTCTTCGCGCTGCCCTTCGCGTACATCGCCGCCCTGACCGCGATGTTCCAGGCGGACGGGTCCATCGACTGGGTCACGCTGCTGCTCGTCACCGTCGCGATGGTGGGGCTGCGGACCTTCGCGATGGCCTGCAACCGGATCATCGACCGGGAGATCGACGCCCGTAACCCGCGCACCGCGAGCCGGGAGCTGGTCACCGGGGCGGTCTCGGTGAAGTCGGCGTGGACGGGGGCGCTCGTCGCCGTCGTCGTCTTCCTCGGCGCGGCCGCACTGCTGAACCCGCTCTGTCTGGCGCTCGCACCGGTCGCCGTCGTGCCGATGGTGGTCTATCCGTACGGGAAGCGGTTCACCCACTACCCGCACGCCATCCTCGGCATCGCGCAGGCCATAGGGCCGATCGGCGCCTGGCTGGCGGTGACCGGCAGCTGGTCGTGGGACGCGGTGATCCTCGGTCTCGCTGTGGGCATCTGGATCGGCGGCTTCGACCTGATCTTCGGCTGCCAGGACGTCCAGGCGGACCGGGCGCACGGGGTGCGCTCGGTGCCGGCCCGCTTCGGCATCCCGGCCGCGCTGTGGGGCGCGCGGGTCTGCCACGTGGTGACGACCGGGCTGCTGGTCTGGTTCGGACTGGCCACCGAGGCCGGGCTGTTCTACTGGATCGGCATGGTGATCGTCGCCGTCGCGTTCGTGTACGAGCACCGGGTGGTGCGGCCGCACGATCTGTCCCGGCTGAACCGGGCTTTCTTCTCGGTCAACGGGTTCATCGGGATCGCGCTCTTCGCCTGCGCGCTGCTGGACCTGCTGGTGCGGGGCCTGACGGTCTGA
- the ccsB gene encoding c-type cytochrome biogenesis protein CcsB — translation MNLAAATNENLAHTSNVLIYSSMAVYTLAFFAHIAEWVFGSRSKVGRTAAALTGAGAEGAGAAASVKVQVAQQGGGTAVMDRPKIITRAAAGTRDVPDGPGAAGGTFKGDLYGRMAVSMTVLAFLVEAGGVIARALSVQRAPWGNMYEFSITFSTVAVGAYLVLLALKKNVRWMGLLLVTTVLLDLGIATTWLYTDSDQLVPALHSYWLWIHVSTAIICGAVFFLGGVGTLMYLFRDSYENKIANGGEPGAFAHSVLSRLPSAASLDKFSYRINAAVFPLWTFTIIAGAIWAGDAWGRYWGWDPKEVWSFITWVAYACYLHARATAGWKGRKAAYLALIAFGCWIFNYYGVNIFVTGKHSYAGV, via the coding sequence GTGAATCTCGCCGCCGCAACCAACGAGAACCTGGCACACACCAGCAATGTGCTGATCTATTCGTCGATGGCCGTCTACACCCTGGCCTTCTTCGCCCACATCGCTGAATGGGTGTTCGGCAGCCGCAGCAAGGTCGGCCGCACCGCCGCCGCGCTGACCGGGGCCGGGGCCGAGGGCGCGGGCGCCGCGGCCTCGGTGAAGGTGCAGGTCGCGCAGCAGGGCGGCGGCACCGCCGTGATGGACCGCCCGAAGATCATCACGCGTGCGGCGGCCGGAACCCGTGACGTACCGGACGGGCCCGGCGCGGCCGGCGGCACGTTCAAGGGCGACCTCTACGGGCGGATGGCGGTCTCCATGACCGTGCTCGCCTTCCTCGTCGAGGCCGGCGGGGTCATCGCCCGCGCGCTGTCCGTGCAGCGTGCCCCCTGGGGCAACATGTACGAGTTCTCCATCACCTTCTCCACGGTGGCGGTCGGCGCGTACCTGGTCCTCCTCGCGTTGAAGAAGAACGTCCGCTGGATGGGGCTGCTCCTGGTCACCACCGTCCTGCTGGACCTCGGCATCGCGACCACGTGGCTCTACACCGACAGCGACCAGCTGGTGCCCGCGCTGCACTCGTACTGGCTGTGGATCCACGTCTCCACCGCCATCATCTGCGGCGCCGTGTTCTTCCTCGGCGGCGTCGGCACGCTGATGTACCTCTTCCGCGACAGCTACGAGAACAAGATCGCCAACGGGGGCGAGCCGGGTGCGTTCGCGCATTCGGTGCTCTCCCGGCTGCCCTCGGCCGCCTCGCTCGACAAGTTCTCGTACCGCATCAACGCCGCCGTCTTCCCGCTGTGGACGTTCACGATCATCGCGGGCGCCATCTGGGCGGGCGACGCCTGGGGCCGCTACTGGGGCTGGGACCCCAAGGAGGTCTGGTCCTTCATCACCTGGGTCGCGTACGCCTGCTACCTGCACGCCCGCGCCACCGCCGGCTGGAAGGGCCGCAAGGCCGCCTACCTGGCGCTGATCGCCTTCGGCTGCTGGATCTTCAACTACTACGGAGTGAACATCTTCGTCACCGGCAAGCACTCCTACGCCGGCGTCTGA
- a CDS encoding UbiX family flavin prenyltransferase yields the protein MSQHQRQPWIVGVSGASGTPFAAAVLRGLLAAGESVDLVVSRASRLTLLDETGIAFRDGHWQEDLRSWLARGADGKPHTFDVDVENVRHWAAGDLAAGPSSGSYPAKGMLIVPASTACVAGVALGLSKDLLQRAASVTLKERRKLVVAVRETPLNGQTLKHLVSLDEAGAVVLPASPAFYAGATHIQDLVDFVAGRVLDAAGVPHDLYRRWEGELGGGSRDSRG from the coding sequence GTGAGTCAGCACCAGCGGCAGCCTTGGATTGTCGGGGTTTCAGGCGCTTCGGGCACCCCATTCGCCGCCGCCGTGCTGCGCGGTCTGCTGGCCGCCGGGGAGAGCGTCGATCTGGTGGTGAGCCGGGCCTCCCGGCTGACCCTGCTGGACGAGACCGGGATCGCGTTCCGCGACGGGCACTGGCAGGAGGATCTGCGCAGCTGGCTGGCGCGCGGGGCGGACGGGAAGCCGCACACCTTCGACGTGGACGTCGAGAACGTACGGCACTGGGCGGCCGGTGACCTCGCGGCGGGACCGTCCTCGGGTTCGTACCCGGCGAAGGGGATGCTGATCGTTCCGGCCTCGACGGCCTGTGTGGCCGGAGTGGCGCTCGGGCTCTCGAAGGATCTGCTCCAGCGGGCCGCGAGCGTGACGCTCAAGGAGCGGCGGAAGCTGGTCGTCGCGGTGCGGGAGACTCCGCTGAACGGGCAGACGCTGAAACATCTGGTGAGCCTGGACGAGGCGGGCGCCGTGGTACTGCCCGCCTCTCCGGCGTTCTACGCGGGGGCGACGCACATCCAGGATCTGGTGGACTTCGTCGCCGGGCGGGTACTGGACGCGGCGGGGGTGCCGCACGACCTGTACCGCCGGTGGGAGGGAGAGCTCGGTGGCGGCTCCCGTGACTCCCGAGGCTGA
- a CDS encoding PLD nuclease N-terminal domain-containing protein, with the protein MFRALIYLLPLALTIYAFIDCLNTPEDEAKHLPKIAWVFIILLFWIVGPIVWLAAGKMRHAPAGGRTPSEWHRNHRSQWVAPDDNPEFLKALKDENKKDESLLKDWEADLRRREEELKRRENGESPSASGE; encoded by the coding sequence ATGTTCCGGGCCCTGATCTATCTCCTGCCTCTGGCGCTGACGATCTACGCGTTCATCGACTGCCTGAACACCCCCGAGGACGAGGCCAAGCACCTTCCGAAGATCGCCTGGGTCTTCATCATCCTGCTGTTCTGGATCGTCGGCCCGATCGTCTGGCTCGCCGCGGGCAAGATGCGCCACGCGCCCGCCGGGGGCCGTACGCCCTCCGAATGGCACCGCAACCACCGCTCGCAGTGGGTGGCGCCGGACGACAATCCGGAGTTCCTGAAGGCGCTGAAGGACGAGAACAAGAAGGACGAGTCGCTCCTCAAGGACTGGGAGGCGGACCTGCGCCGCCGCGAGGAGGAGCTGAAGCGCCGTGAGAACGGCGAGAGCCCCAGCGCCTCCGGCGAGTAG
- a CDS encoding cytochrome c biogenesis CcdA family protein codes for MIALAAAQNEIVRSGALLVALPLAVLAGLVSFFSPCVLPLVPGYLSYVTGVSGTDLAQAKRGRMVAGASLFVLGFTAVFVSGGALFGFFGQTLQAHSEVLTKVLGVLMILMGIFFMGLMPWMTQREFRIHKRPVTGLAGAPVLGALFGIGWTPCLGPTLSSVSILAVDQGTAGRGAILTVAYCLGLGVPFVLAAVAFRKALGAFGWVKRHYAWVMRIGGGMMIVTGLLLLTGAWGTMMQQLQVWSNGFTVGI; via the coding sequence GTGATCGCCCTCGCCGCCGCCCAGAACGAGATCGTGAGGAGCGGGGCCCTGCTGGTCGCCCTGCCCCTCGCCGTGCTCGCCGGACTCGTCTCGTTCTTCTCGCCGTGCGTCCTGCCGCTCGTGCCCGGCTACCTCAGTTACGTCACCGGGGTCAGCGGCACGGACCTGGCGCAGGCCAAGCGAGGGCGCATGGTCGCGGGCGCCTCGCTCTTCGTGCTCGGCTTCACCGCCGTGTTCGTCTCCGGCGGCGCGCTCTTCGGCTTCTTCGGCCAGACCCTCCAGGCGCACAGCGAGGTGCTCACCAAGGTCCTCGGCGTGCTGATGATCCTGATGGGGATCTTCTTCATGGGTCTGATGCCCTGGATGACCCAGCGTGAGTTCCGTATCCACAAGAGGCCGGTGACCGGGCTGGCGGGCGCGCCCGTGCTGGGCGCCCTCTTCGGGATCGGCTGGACCCCGTGCCTGGGCCCCACTCTCAGTTCGGTGAGCATCCTCGCGGTGGACCAGGGCACCGCCGGGCGCGGGGCGATACTGACCGTCGCGTACTGCCTCGGCCTCGGCGTCCCCTTCGTGCTCGCCGCCGTCGCCTTCCGCAAGGCGCTCGGCGCGTTCGGCTGGGTCAAGCGCCACTACGCATGGGTCATGCGCATCGGCGGCGGCATGATGATCGTGACCGGTCTCCTCCTGCTGACCGGCGCGTGGGGCACGATGATGCAGCAATTGCAGGTCTGGTCCAACGGCTTCACGGTGGGGATCTGA
- the resB gene encoding cytochrome c biogenesis protein ResB, which produces MSNTKSNPSAPEREARDERERENVSELGAAGSHLSTAPSEESSAGLPAMGVIGWARWFWRQLTSMRVALILLFLLSLGAIPGSLIPQNSVDELKVETFKKAHTTVSPIYEKLQFFDVYSSVWFSAIYILLFISLIGCIVPRTGQFIGQLRSRPPGAPKRLTRLPAYTTWRTGAEPEQVREAALAMMRKRRYRAHTVGDAVAAEKGYLREAGNLVFHIALIVMLVAFAVGQLYKSEGGKLVVEGDGFSNTLTQYDDFKSGSLFDTDSFAPFSFKLDNFVGTYERSGPQRGTPRTYEAHVTYEKGAYGKSQKAVIRVNEPLVIDGTKVYLNAHGYAPIVSVKDGKGKEVYRSAVPLLPIDNNVTSSGAIKVFDGYRDKNGKKTQLGFQAFFVPTFAGNGKGTMFSQFPAADMPVLALNGFHGYLGPDSGLAQNVYQLDKSKMTEFKDADGKQLKQRLLVGETMKLPDDAGSITFEGVQEWASFQITEQPASGWALTGAIAAIAGLAGSLFIQRRRVWVRAVRGADGVTVVEMAGLGRSESAKLPEELADLAGTLIESAPPKPDAEPGNESGTGSDSSPEPEPDSDSDSDSVEESSEEPAEGAEK; this is translated from the coding sequence ATGAGCAACACCAAGTCCAACCCCTCCGCCCCGGAGCGGGAGGCCCGGGACGAGCGGGAGCGGGAGAACGTCTCCGAACTGGGCGCGGCGGGCTCCCATCTCTCCACCGCCCCGAGCGAGGAGAGCTCGGCCGGGCTGCCGGCCATGGGCGTCATCGGCTGGGCCCGCTGGTTCTGGCGGCAGCTCACCTCGATGCGGGTCGCGCTGATCCTGCTCTTCCTGCTGTCGCTCGGCGCCATCCCCGGTTCGCTGATCCCGCAGAACAGCGTGGACGAGCTGAAGGTGGAGACCTTCAAGAAGGCCCACACCACCGTCTCGCCGATCTACGAGAAGCTCCAGTTCTTCGACGTCTACAGCTCGGTGTGGTTCTCCGCGATCTACATCCTGCTGTTCATCTCGCTCATCGGCTGCATCGTGCCGCGCACCGGCCAGTTCATCGGCCAGCTGCGCAGCCGCCCGCCGGGCGCCCCCAAGCGCCTGACCAGGCTGCCCGCGTACACCACCTGGCGCACCGGGGCCGAGCCCGAGCAGGTCCGTGAGGCCGCGCTCGCGATGATGCGCAAGCGGCGCTACCGCGCGCACACCGTGGGCGACGCGGTCGCCGCGGAGAAGGGCTATCTGCGCGAGGCCGGGAACCTGGTCTTCCACATCGCCCTGATCGTGATGCTGGTGGCGTTCGCCGTCGGACAGCTCTACAAGTCCGAGGGCGGCAAGCTGGTCGTCGAGGGCGACGGCTTCTCCAACACGCTCACCCAGTACGACGACTTCAAGTCCGGTTCGCTCTTCGACACCGACTCGTTCGCCCCGTTCAGCTTCAAGCTCGACAACTTCGTCGGCACGTACGAGCGCAGCGGCCCCCAGCGAGGTACGCCCAGGACCTACGAGGCCCATGTGACGTACGAGAAGGGTGCGTACGGCAAGTCGCAGAAGGCCGTCATCAGGGTCAACGAGCCCCTCGTCATCGACGGCACCAAGGTCTACCTCAACGCGCACGGCTACGCGCCGATCGTCTCCGTCAAGGACGGCAAGGGCAAGGAGGTCTACCGGAGCGCGGTGCCGCTGCTGCCCATCGACAACAACGTCACCTCGTCCGGTGCGATCAAGGTCTTCGACGGCTACCGCGACAAGAACGGCAAGAAGACCCAGCTGGGCTTCCAGGCGTTCTTCGTGCCGACCTTCGCGGGCAACGGCAAGGGCACGATGTTCTCGCAGTTCCCGGCCGCCGACATGCCCGTACTGGCACTCAACGGCTTCCACGGCTACCTCGGCCCCGACTCCGGGCTGGCGCAGAACGTGTACCAGCTGGACAAGTCCAAGATGACGGAGTTCAAGGACGCCGACGGCAAGCAGCTCAAGCAGCGGCTGCTGGTCGGCGAGACGATGAAGCTCCCCGACGACGCGGGCTCCATCACCTTCGAAGGCGTCCAGGAGTGGGCCAGCTTCCAGATCACGGAGCAGCCGGCCAGCGGCTGGGCGCTCACCGGGGCCATCGCCGCCATCGCCGGACTCGCGGGCTCGCTGTTCATCCAGCGGCGCCGGGTCTGGGTGCGGGCGGTACGCGGCGCGGACGGCGTCACGGTCGTCGAAATGGCGGGTCTCGGCCGCAGCGAGTCCGCGAAGCTTCCCGAGGAGCTGGCCGACCTCGCGGGCACGCTCATCGAATCGGCACCCCCCAAGCCGGACGCCGAGCCCGGAAACGAGTCCGGAACCGGGTCCGATTCATCCCCCGAACCCGAACCCGATTCCGACTCCGATTCCGACTCCGTCGAAGAATCCTCCGAAGAACCTGCCGAAGGGGCTGAGAAGTGA
- a CDS encoding menaquinone biosynthesis decarboxylase → MAYDDLRSLLRALEREGELKRIKAEVDPYLEVGEIVDRVNKAGGPALLFENVKGSSMPLAMNVFGTDKRLLKALGLKSYADISDKIGGLLKPELPHGFVGVREAFGKLGSMVHVPPKKVKQESAPVQEVVLTGDDVDLDQLPALFTWPEDGGSFFNLGLTHTKHPETGVRNLGLYRLQRHDKRTIGMHWQIHKDSRNHYQVAAKRGERLPVAIAFGAPPAVTYASTAPLPGDIDEYLFAGFIQGKRIEMVDCKTVPLQVPAQAEVVIEGWLEPGEMLPEGPFGDHTGFYTPQEPFPALTIDCVTMRKRPLLQSIVVGRPPTEDGPLGRATERFFLPLLKIIVPDIVDYHLPEAGGFHNCAIVSIDKKYPKHAQKVMSAIWGAHMMSLTKLIVVVDSDCDVHDLHEVAWRALGNTDYARDLTVTEGPVDHLDHASYQQFWGGKAGIDATKKWPEEGYTRDGGWPDMVESDPQTAAKVDRRWKEYGL, encoded by the coding sequence ATGGCTTACGACGATCTTCGCTCCCTCCTCCGGGCCCTGGAGCGCGAGGGCGAGCTCAAGCGCATCAAGGCTGAGGTCGACCCCTACCTGGAGGTCGGCGAGATCGTCGACCGGGTGAACAAGGCGGGCGGCCCCGCGCTCCTCTTCGAGAACGTCAAGGGGTCCTCGATGCCCCTGGCCATGAACGTCTTCGGGACCGACAAGCGGTTGCTCAAGGCGCTCGGCCTGAAGTCGTACGCCGACATCAGCGACAAGATCGGCGGCCTCCTCAAGCCGGAGCTGCCGCACGGCTTCGTCGGGGTGCGGGAGGCCTTCGGCAAGCTCGGCTCGATGGTGCACGTGCCGCCGAAGAAGGTGAAGCAGGAGAGCGCCCCGGTGCAGGAGGTCGTCCTCACCGGCGACGACGTGGACCTGGACCAACTGCCCGCGCTCTTCACCTGGCCCGAGGACGGCGGCTCCTTCTTCAACCTGGGCCTCACCCACACCAAGCACCCGGAGACCGGCGTACGGAACCTGGGGCTGTACCGGCTCCAGCGGCACGACAAGCGCACCATCGGGATGCACTGGCAGATCCACAAGGACAGCCGCAACCACTACCAGGTCGCCGCCAAGCGGGGCGAGCGGCTGCCGGTCGCCATCGCGTTCGGCGCGCCGCCCGCGGTGACGTACGCCTCCACCGCGCCGCTGCCGGGGGACATCGACGAGTACCTCTTCGCCGGGTTCATCCAGGGCAAGCGGATCGAGATGGTCGACTGCAAGACCGTGCCGCTCCAGGTCCCGGCGCAGGCCGAGGTCGTCATCGAGGGGTGGCTGGAGCCCGGGGAGATGCTTCCCGAGGGACCGTTCGGCGACCACACCGGCTTCTACACGCCGCAGGAACCGTTCCCCGCGCTGACCATCGACTGCGTGACCATGCGGAAGCGTCCGCTGCTCCAGTCGATCGTGGTCGGCCGGCCGCCGACCGAGGACGGGCCGCTGGGGCGGGCCACCGAGCGGTTCTTCCTGCCGCTCCTCAAGATCATCGTGCCGGACATCGTGGACTACCACCTGCCCGAGGCGGGCGGCTTCCACAACTGTGCGATCGTCTCGATCGACAAGAAGTACCCGAAGCACGCCCAGAAGGTGATGAGCGCCATCTGGGGCGCGCACATGATGTCGCTGACCAAGCTGATCGTGGTCGTGGACTCCGACTGCGACGTCCACGATCTGCACGAGGTGGCCTGGCGGGCGCTCGGCAACACGGACTACGCGCGGGATTTGACCGTCACCGAGGGGCCGGTCGACCATCTCGACCACGCCTCCTACCAGCAGTTCTGGGGCGGCAAGGCGGGCATCGACGCGACGAAGAAGTGGCCCGAGGAGGGCTACACCCGGGACGGGGGCTGGCCGGACATGGTCGAGTCCGACCCTCAGACGGCGGCGAAGGTCGACCGCCGGTGGAAGGAATACGGACTGTGA
- a CDS encoding TlpA family protein disulfide reductase — translation MSYGRAPRRRFTLLAAPAAVAALALTLTACGGDGNKAGGGGNTNFVTGSGGISTVDKGARKAAPKLDGETLDGKQLDVADYKGKVVVLNMWGSWCGPCRLEAQYFSRVAREMKDKDVQFVGINTRDPQKGPAVSFEKDYGVPYPSLFDPTGKLMLRFPKGTLNPQAIPSTVVLDRDGKIAARSLAALDSEKLHKMIDPLIAEK, via the coding sequence ATGAGCTATGGCCGCGCACCTCGACGCCGCTTCACCCTGCTCGCCGCCCCTGCTGCGGTCGCCGCCCTCGCCCTCACGCTGACCGCGTGCGGCGGGGACGGCAACAAGGCCGGCGGCGGTGGCAACACGAACTTCGTCACGGGCAGTGGCGGCATTTCCACCGTGGACAAGGGCGCCCGCAAGGCCGCCCCGAAGCTGGACGGCGAGACCCTCGACGGCAAGCAGCTCGACGTCGCCGACTACAAGGGCAAGGTCGTCGTGCTGAACATGTGGGGCTCGTGGTGCGGGCCCTGCCGTCTTGAGGCCCAGTACTTCTCGCGGGTCGCGAGGGAGATGAAGGACAAGGACGTCCAGTTCGTCGGGATCAACACCCGGGACCCCCAGAAGGGCCCCGCGGTGAGTTTCGAGAAGGACTACGGAGTCCCGTACCCGAGCCTCTTCGACCCGACCGGCAAGCTCATGCTCCGCTTCCCCAAGGGCACGCTGAACCCGCAGGCCATTCCGTCGACCGTGGTCCTGGACCGGGACGGGAAGATCGCCGCCCGCTCGCTGGCCGCGCTCGACTCCGAGAAGCTGCACAAGATGATCGACCCGCTGATCGCGGAGAAGTGA
- a CDS encoding nucleoside deaminase — MLATALAEARTGLAEGGVPVGAALYGADGALLGRGHNRRVQDGDPSLHAETAAFRAAGRQRSYRGTTMVTTLSPCWYCSGLVRQFGISRVVIGEARTFSGGHDWLARHGVEIVLLDDAECVALIREFVREHPELWNEDIGAG, encoded by the coding sequence ATGCTCGCCACCGCCCTCGCCGAGGCCCGCACGGGTCTTGCCGAGGGCGGCGTTCCTGTTGGCGCCGCCCTGTACGGAGCGGACGGTGCCCTGCTCGGCCGTGGTCACAACCGCCGTGTCCAGGACGGCGATCCGTCCCTGCACGCGGAGACCGCGGCGTTCCGCGCGGCCGGCCGGCAGCGCTCGTACCGCGGCACGACGATGGTGACGACGCTCTCCCCGTGCTGGTACTGCAGCGGCCTCGTGCGACAGTTCGGGATCTCGCGGGTGGTGATCGGCGAGGCGCGGACGTTCAGCGGCGGGCACGACTGGCTGGCCCGGCACGGGGTGGAGATCGTGCTGCTCGACGACGCCGAATGCGTCGCGCTCATACGGGAGTTCGTACGCGAGCACCCCGAGCTCTGGAACGAGGACATCGGCGCCGGCTGA